The following proteins are encoded in a genomic region of Montipora foliosa isolate CH-2021 chromosome 8, ASM3666993v2, whole genome shotgun sequence:
- the LOC138013094 gene encoding DNA polymerase iota-like, producing MENKRGLTDFQSSYGYADDEGDVSDDEEWQSSRPSAGNCSRQLTISLLPPCKKPRMDSSSIPDKLGSETSLLPGWNSRHKRIIIHVDIDCFYAQVEMIRNPDLRNVPLGIQQKHIVVTCNYVARKRGVTKLSFVTDAKKKCPDLVLVKGEDLTVYREFSGKVHSLLTRKFTPLVERLGMDENFLDVTELVTSRLQNNTNEIKGFSGAVYIKNSDESEMKVAIPCHCGCHQRLLMGSMIAAEIRQAILEEVGLTCCAGVANNKLLAKLVGGWKKPNMQTTMLPEDAESFMFTLKAKDIPGIGHSATKKLRAINVTSVADLLSCPRQVLEKEFGNLQSTLMIKLCSGIDDSPVTPSGEFKSITDEDSFKRCSTLEDARKRLSNLVEGLLLRVSSDCGVPETVKVTVRRQAEKSHKRESRQCRLPNMCFDNQIKARETLLMTCLQLFNKLVDVKRPFHLTLLGVSLSNFQKSPSAKSKNISDFFQLSVSDKNESVISSPSKNTSSEVVELYHSNESKNKTYLFERSDQILEHVPKKTQATAVVEESKPFVCPKGIDTAVFVELPLDVQKELETQWQQSARIQVKKAVPVTSKAKKCSGIQKYFVNEQK from the exons ATGGAAAATAAGAGAGGTTTGACCGATTTTCAGTCATCATATGGTTACGCTGATGACGAAGGAGATGTATCAGACGACGAAGAATGGCAAAGTTCTCGTCCATCCGCAGGCAACTGCAGCCGGCAGTTGACGATAAGCCTTCTTCCCCCTTGCAAGAAACCGCGAATGGACTCTTCATCGATTCCAGATAAACTTGGAAGTGAGACTTCGCTGCTTCCAGGCTGGAATTCGAGacacaaaagaattataattcatGTGGATATAGACTGTTTCTATGCTCAGGTAGAGATGATTCGAAACCCAGACTTACGAAACGTACCCTTGGGAATTCAACAAAAGCACATTGTCGTGACTTGCAATTACGTTGCGAGGAAACGTGGCGTGACTAAGCTGTCCTTTGTCACTGATGCGAAGAAGAAGTGTCCAGATCTTGTTCTTGTTAAAGGCGAGGACTTGACAGTTTATAGAGAATTTTCAGGGAAAGTACATTCCCTCCTTACCCGTAAATTCACGCCCCTGGTTGAAAGACTTGGCATGGATGAGAATTTCCTAGACGTCACCGAACTTGTCACTTCAAGGCTGCAGAATAACACTAATGAAATAAAGGGCTTCTCAGGTGCTGTTTACATTAAGAATTCAGATGAAAGTGAGATGAAG GTTGCAATCCCATGTCACTGTGGCTGCCATCAAAGACTACTGATGGGATCTATGATTGCAGCAGAAATCAGACAAGCAATTTTAGAAGAGGTTGGGCTTACTTGCTGTGCTGGTGTTGCAAACAATAAATTGCTCGCAAAACTTGTTGGTGGGTGGAAGAAACCAAATATGCAGACAACAATGCTCCCTGAAGATGCGGAAAGCTTTATGTTTACACTTAAAGCAAAAGATATTCCAG GTATTGGGCATAGTGCAACAAAAAAGTTGCGGGCGATAAATGTTACATCTGTTGCTGATCTACTTTCCTGTCCCCGCCAAGTGCTAGAGAAGGAATTTGGCAACTTGCAATCAACCCTGATGATTAAATTATGCAGTGGCATTGATGACAGCCCAGTTACGCCATCTGGTGAATTCAAGTCCATAACTGACGAGGATTCGTTCAAAAGGTGTTCAACTCTTGAAGATGCCAGAAAACGACTTTCTAACCTTGTGGAAGGGTTACTCCTAAGAGTTTCAAGTGACTGTGGTGTACCTGAAACTGTAAAAGTCACAGTCCGACGACAGGCAGAGAAATCTCATAAAAGGGAGAGTCGTCAGTGTAGATTGCCAAACATGTGCTTTGACAATCAAATCAAGGCCAGAGAAACTCTTCTAATGACCTGCCTGCAATTGTTTAATAAGCTGGTTGATGTGAAGAGACCATTCCACTTGACTTTGTTGGGTGTTTCATTATCAAACTTTCAAAAATCCCCTTCTGCAAAATCCAAGAACATCTctgatttttttcagttgtccgTTTCTGACAAGAATGAGTCTGTCATCAGCAGTCCATCTAAAAATACTTCTAGTGAAGTGGTAGAATTGTACCATTCCAATgagagtaaaaacaaaacttaccTCTTTGAACGTAGCGATCAGATTTTAGAACACGTTCCTAAGAAAACTCAAGCTACAGCCGTGGTGGAAGAAAGTAAGCCATTTGTTTGTCCTAAAGGTATAGATACTGCAGTTTTTGTTGAACTTCCTCTTGATGTGCAGAAGGAGTTGGAGACACAGTGGCAGCAAAGTGCAAGAATTCAAGTTAAAAAGGCAGTACCGGTAACTTCAAAGGCAAAGAAGTGTTCTGGAATCCAAAAGTATTTTGTGAATGAGCAAAAGTAA
- the LOC138013096 gene encoding 14-3-3-like protein 2, with the protein MAQREEAVYQAKLAEQAERYDDMVEAMKIVVDNSEEDLNNEERNLLSVAYKNVVGARRSAWRIISSLEQKATEEDKKAFASEYRKKIEKELEDACEEVLELIDNKLLKKVKGETEPKIFYLKMKGDYYRYLVEISGKDNRDDVKLEKSLEAYESATAASAEMSPTHPIRLGLALNFSVFYYEIAENRNKACELAKKAFDDAIAGLDSVSEDTYKDSTLIMQLLRDNLTLWQADDGDDDQRGDELGGEN; encoded by the coding sequence ATGGCCCAAAGAGAAGAAGCCGTCTATCAAGCTAAGTTAGCTGAACAAGCCGAGCGTTATGATGACATGGTTGAAGCGATGAAGATCGTGGTGGATAATAGCGAGGAGGACCTGAACAATGAAGAACGGAATTTGCTGTCTGTGGCGTACAAGAACGTGGTCGGGGCGCGGAGATCTGCTTGGCGAATTATAAGCAGTCTAGAGCAGAAGGCAACAGAAGAGGACAAAAAAGCTTTTGCTTCAGAGTAtcgtaaaaaaatcgaaaagGAACTTGAAGATGCGTGTGAAGAAGTGCTGGAGTTGATCGACAACAAACtcttaaaaaaagttaaaggtGAAACCGAACCAAAGATTTTTTACTTGAAAATGAAAGGGGACTACTATCGGTATTTAGTTGAGATCAGTGGGAAGGATAACCGAGACGATGTGAAACTAGAAAAGTCATTAGAGGCATATGAAAGTGCTACCGCGGCAAGCGCGGAGATGAGTCCAACTCATCCTATAAGACTGGGCTTGGCTCTCAACTTCTCTGTTTTCTACTACGAGATCGCAGAAAACCGTAACAAGGCGTGTGAGTTGGCGAAAAAGGCGTTTGACGACGCAATAGCGGGCTTGGATTCAGTCAGCGAAGATACTTACAAGGATAGTACACTGATAATGCAGCTGCTACGTGATAATTTAACTCTCTGGCAAGCTGATGATGGGGATGACGACCAGAGAGGTGATGAACTCGGCGGAGAAAACTGA
- the LOC138012774 gene encoding 14-3-3 protein beta/alpha-B-like, whose product MAWKEQKVDLAKLAEQAERYDDMVEEMKYVVENTEEDLTDEERNLLSVAYKNVVGARRSAWRIINSLEEKAKDENKKRLAQNYRLDVENELEKKCEEVLDLIKTKLLELAEKPESEVFYLKMQGDYFRYLVEIKSDDKDKVENSKEAYEKATEKADKLAETHPIRLGLALNFSVFYYEIERDPDKACQLAEGAFNKAMAKMIDHEQNENTEESSYKDSTLILQLLRDNLTLWKQEADEQDEQGGD is encoded by the coding sequence ATGGCTTGGAAAGAACAGAAGGTTGATCTCGCTAAGTTAGCGGAACAAGCTGAGCGTTATGATGACATGGTTGAAGAGATGAAATACGTCGTGGAAAACACCGAAGAGGACCTTACAGATGAGGAAAGAAATCTGTTATCGGTGGCTTACAAGAATGTAGTCGGTGCGAGAAGATCTGCCTGGCGAATTATCAACAGTCTAGAGGAGAAAGCAAAAGATGAAAATAAAAAGCGTTTGGCTCAGAACTATCGCCTAGATGTCGAAAACGAGTTGGAGAAAAAGTGCGAAGAAGTCCTGGACCTGATAAAGACGAAACTCCTGGAATTAGCGGAAAAACCTGAATCCGAAGTGTTCTATTTGAAAATGCAGGGGGATTACTTCCGCTATCTTGTCGAGATTAAGTCAGACGATAAAGATAAAGTAGAAAATTCGAAGGAAGCTTACGAGAAAGCCACAGAGAAGGCTGACAAATTGGCAGAAACACACCCGATTCGGCTGGGTTTGGCTCTCAACTTCTCTGTTTTCTACTATGAGATCGAAAGGGACCCAGACAAAGCATGCCAGCTGGCGGAGGGTGCCTTTAACAAGGCTATGGCAAAGATGATTGATCATGAACAGAACGAGAATACGGAAGAGTCCTCTTACAAGGATAGCACTTTGATATTGCAACTGCTACGAGATAATCTAACGCTTTGGAAGCAAGAAGCCGATGAACAGGACGAACAAGGAGGAGATTGA